From the Stieleria sp. JC731 genome, the window CCCAAGGGTACAGATATAAGGTGGCTAGGTCAAGTTGCGAGCCGCAAAGTCTTTTTGCGTTCCGGTCTGTTTGATTCTGATTTGCCGCGATCAACCGTGGTCAGATGGTTAGCCGGAGCTGCCTCGTGATTGCGACTTTTGATTGAAGGATTTTCGACCATGCTTTCCAAGACGGCAGAGTACGCTCTTCGTTCGATTCTTTGCCTCGCCAGCCGAGACAGTGCGGCTTCGGCAGACACTTTGGCTACAGAGACAAAAGTGCCGAGGCGGTATTTGACGCGAGTCTTGCAGGATTTGGCGAGCGCCGGTTTTGTGACATCGCGTCCTGGCCCTGGCGGCGGGTACGTGCTTTCCCAGCCGACTGATACGACGACCATCCTGGATGTGATCAACGTTGTCGATCCGATCAAACGAATCAAAGCGTGTCCGCTGGGGCTGAAAACGCACACCGAGCTTTGCCCGCTTCACGCAAAGCTTGACCAAGCCTACGCGGATGTCGAGTCAGCGTTTTGTAGCGTCACGCTTAAAGACCTTTTGGAGTCGACCAGTTCGATCATCCCGCTTTGCGAAAGTGCAGAATAGTGCGTGGGTCCAACGTGAGTTTTAGCTTAGCCGAACGGCGTTAGCCGCGGTTCCG encodes:
- a CDS encoding RrF2 family transcriptional regulator translates to MLSKTAEYALRSILCLASRDSAASADTLATETKVPRRYLTRVLQDLASAGFVTSRPGPGGGYVLSQPTDTTTILDVINVVDPIKRIKACPLGLKTHTELCPLHAKLDQAYADVESAFCSVTLKDLLESTSSIIPLCESAE